The genomic stretch TCCCGGCCGACCACCCCGCTGACGAGCTCGCCCGGCGCCGCCGCGCCCGGCGGACAGGGTGAAATGCCCTTGTAACACCTAGGGGTTGTAATCTAGGACAGCAAGGCTGACGACCCCGTGCGGGAGAGTCCCTGGGACCCTGGGTCCCAGGGCGCCGAAGGAGCAACCCTCCCCGGAATCTCTCAGGCACCCCGTACCGCTCGGGCGAGGCAACTCTGGAAAGCAGGCGCGCCCGCCAGGCGTGCCTCACCGACGGTGCAAGCCCCCTCGCGGGGGTGAAGCTCTCAGGTCGCGGTCACGCCGCGCTGACAGAGTGGGGAGATCCGGCACTCGCCCGCGCCCTGGCGCCGGTCTCCATAGCCTCAGGAGGCACTGTCCATGACCGACCTGTCAGCTCCGCCGTTCTCGTCCAGGCACATCGGCCCGTCGGAGGCCGAGCAGCAGCGCATGCTCGAGGCCGTCGGCTTCGAGTCGGTGTCCGACCTGGTGGCCGTGGCCGTCCCCGAGGCCATCAGGGCCAAGGACCGGCTCAAGCTGCCCGCCGCCGCGAGCGAGACCGAGGCGATCGCCGAGCTGCGTGCCCTCGCCGGCCGCAACCAGGTGCTGACCTCGATGATCGGCTTGGGCTACCACGACACGATCACGCCTGCCGTCATCCGCCGCAACCTGCTGGAGAACCCGGGCTGGTACACCGCGTACACGCCGTACCAGCCGGAGATCTCGCAGGGCCGCCTCGAGGCGCTGCTGAACTTCCAGACGGTCGTCTCCGACCTCACCGGCCTGCCCGTGGCCGGCGCCTCCCTCCTCGACGAGGCCACGGCCGCCGCCGAGGCCATGACGCTGGCCCGGCGCGCCGGCAAGTCCAAGAGCAACGTGTTCGTCGTCGACACCGACGCGCTGCCGCAGACCAAGCGGGTCCTGGCCACCCGAGCCGAGCCGCTCGGCATCACGCTCGTGGAGCACCCGCTCGACGGCGAGCTGCCCGAGTGCTTCGGCGTGCTCGTGCAGTACCCGGGGGCGTCCGGGCGGCTGCGCGACTTCCGCGCCGTGGCCGCCGCCGCGCACGAGGCGGGCGCGCTCGTCGTGGCCGCCGCCGACCTGCTGGCCCTCACGCTCGTGGCCGCGCCGGGCGAGCTGGGCGCCGACATCGCGGTCGGCTCCTCGCAGCGCTTCGGGGTGCCGTTCGGGTTCGGCGGGCCGCACGCCGCCTACATGTCGGTACGCGAGGGGCTGCAGCGGCAGATGCCCGGCCGCCTGGTCGGCGTGTCCGTGGACGCCGACGGCGACCCCGCCTACCGGCTGGCCCTGCAGACCCGCGAGCAGCACATCCGCCGCGAGAAGGCCACCAGCAACATCTGCACCGCACAGGTGCTGCTCGCCGTCATCGCCGGTATGTACGCCGTCTACCACGGCCCCGAGGGCCTGCGCCGCATCGCCCACCGGGTGCACCGGCACGCCGTCGCCCTCGCCGACGGGCTGCGCGCGGCCGGCCTGGAGGTCGTGCACCGGGAGTTCTTCGACACCGTCCTGGTCCGCGTGCCCGGCCGGGCCGCCGAGGTCGTCGCCGCGGCCGCCGAGCGGGGCGTCAACCTCTGGCAGGCCGACGCCGACCACGTCTCGGTCGCCTGCGACGAGAAGACCGGCGCCGCCGAGGTGACCAAGGTATGGGCGGCGTTCGGCGTGGACGCCTCCGACGTCGCGCTGGAGGGCGACGTGCTGCCCGCCGCGCTGCTGCGCGAGTCGGCGTACCTGACCCACCCGGTCTTCCACAGCCACCACTCCGAGACGGCGATGCTGCGTTACCTGCGCAAGCTGCAGGACAAGGACATCGCGCTGGACCGCTCGATGATCCCGCTCGGCTCCTGCACGATGAAGCTGAACGCCAGCACCGAGATGGAGCCGATCACCTGGCCCGAGTTCGCCGCGATGCACCCGTACGCGCCGGAGGCCCAGGCCGGGGGGTACGTGGAGCTGATCGGCACGCTGGAGCGCTGGCTGGCCGAGATCACCGGCTACGACGCGGTGTCGATCCAGCCGAACGCCGGCTCGCAGGGCGAGTTCGCCGGGCTGCTGGCCATCCGCGCCTACCACCGCGCCCACGGGGAGATCGGGCGCGACGTGTGCCTCATCCCGTCCTCCGCGCACGGCACCAACGCCGCCAGCGCCGTCATGGCCGGGATGCGCGTGGTGGTCGTGGCCTGCGACGCCGACGGCAACGTGGACCTGGCCGACCTCGACGCCAAGATCGACAAGCACCGGGACGCCCTGGCCGCGATCATGGTGACGTACCCGTCGACGCACGGCGTCTACGAGGAGAGCATCACCGAGGTGTGCGCCAAGGTGCACGGGGCCGGCGGGCAGGTCTACGTCGACGGGGCCAACCTGAACGCGCTGGTCGGGCTGGCCAAGCCGGGCGAGTTCGGGGCCGACGTGTCCCATCTCAACCTGCACAAGACGTTCTGCATCCCGCACGGCGGCGGCGGCCCGGGTGTCGGCCCGGTGGCGGTGCGCGCCCACCTGGCGCCCTACCTGCCCGGGCACCCGCTGCACAACGACACGCCTGTCGGGCCCGTCTCGGCGGCCCCCTACGGGTCGGCGGGGATCCTGCCGATCTCGTGGGCGTACATCAGGATGATGGGCTCGGACGGCCTCACCGCGGCGACCGAGCAGGCCATCCTGTCGGCCAACTACCTCGCACGGCGCCTGGCCCCCCACTACCCGGTGCTGTACACCGGGCGCGGCGGGCTGGTCGCCCACGAGTGCATCATCGACCTGCGGCAGATCACCAAGGAGACCGGCGTCACCGTGGACGATGTGGCCAAGCGGCTCATCGACTACGGCTTCCACGCGCCCACCATGTCGTTCCCCGTGGCCGGGACGCTGATGATCGAGCCGACCGAGAGCGAGGACCTCGATGAGCTCGACCGGTTCGTGGACGCGATGATCGCGATCCGCGGGGAGATCGCCAAGGTGGCGTCGGGAGACTACGACAAGACCGACAACCCGCTGCGGAACGCGCCGCACACGGCCGAGTCCGTCGTCGCCGACGAGTGGACGCACCCGTACACGCGGACCGAGGCCGCCTACCCGGTGCCGTCGTTGCGTGACGGCAAGTACTGGGTGCCGGTGCGGCGCATCGACCAGGCGTACGGGGACCGCAACCTGGTGTGCTCCTGCCCGCCGCTGGAGGCCTACGAGGACTGAGGGGCTCTGGCCGCTGCTCCGGCGCCCTGAATCGGGCGAAACGAGCAGC from Nonomuraea polychroma encodes the following:
- the gcvP gene encoding aminomethyl-transferring glycine dehydrogenase codes for the protein MTDLSAPPFSSRHIGPSEAEQQRMLEAVGFESVSDLVAVAVPEAIRAKDRLKLPAAASETEAIAELRALAGRNQVLTSMIGLGYHDTITPAVIRRNLLENPGWYTAYTPYQPEISQGRLEALLNFQTVVSDLTGLPVAGASLLDEATAAAEAMTLARRAGKSKSNVFVVDTDALPQTKRVLATRAEPLGITLVEHPLDGELPECFGVLVQYPGASGRLRDFRAVAAAAHEAGALVVAAADLLALTLVAAPGELGADIAVGSSQRFGVPFGFGGPHAAYMSVREGLQRQMPGRLVGVSVDADGDPAYRLALQTREQHIRREKATSNICTAQVLLAVIAGMYAVYHGPEGLRRIAHRVHRHAVALADGLRAAGLEVVHREFFDTVLVRVPGRAAEVVAAAAERGVNLWQADADHVSVACDEKTGAAEVTKVWAAFGVDASDVALEGDVLPAALLRESAYLTHPVFHSHHSETAMLRYLRKLQDKDIALDRSMIPLGSCTMKLNASTEMEPITWPEFAAMHPYAPEAQAGGYVELIGTLERWLAEITGYDAVSIQPNAGSQGEFAGLLAIRAYHRAHGEIGRDVCLIPSSAHGTNAASAVMAGMRVVVVACDADGNVDLADLDAKIDKHRDALAAIMVTYPSTHGVYEESITEVCAKVHGAGGQVYVDGANLNALVGLAKPGEFGADVSHLNLHKTFCIPHGGGGPGVGPVAVRAHLAPYLPGHPLHNDTPVGPVSAAPYGSAGILPISWAYIRMMGSDGLTAATEQAILSANYLARRLAPHYPVLYTGRGGLVAHECIIDLRQITKETGVTVDDVAKRLIDYGFHAPTMSFPVAGTLMIEPTESEDLDELDRFVDAMIAIRGEIAKVASGDYDKTDNPLRNAPHTAESVVADEWTHPYTRTEAAYPVPSLRDGKYWVPVRRIDQAYGDRNLVCSCPPLEAYED